From Scatophagus argus isolate fScaArg1 chromosome 2, fScaArg1.pri, whole genome shotgun sequence, a single genomic window includes:
- the fip1l1b gene encoding pre-mRNA 3'-end-processing factor FIP1 isoform X3 yields the protein MSAEEADKTTTTDASAGDEEEEWLYGDESESKDEDEEAKLNAAVSAPTDASTEDAAHATGNGVTSETTGEAVGEDVDSDSDSDDDDDDVRVTIGDIKTGAPQYTPYGAPPVNLNIKTTGSRPYGQATKLKGVDLDAPGSINGVPVLEVEMESFEEKPWRKPGADLSDYFNYGFNEDTWKAYCEKQKRLRMGLEVSTVSSVASKITVQQGRTGNEKDLSSVPVHTSKPDFTSPVSLYKSVTQVPRKTSGTIDVIGGQTATISRVEGRRRHNLDGNNIQVIAEQSDAEPTPAKIPTFFPPGPLPPNIPPPPFLPPPPNVSAAPPLIPPPRLPITVPPPGFPPPPSGPPPAIIPTMDSGHAGSYDGRSVPSYPFPQGGYPPPMAGGVPPPWPPIVDNSKSWDYYPRRDDKRDKERDRPRERTHERDREREHSPSAMSYTSDEERYRFREYQERGYGERHRDRSSREKEERHRERRHRDKEEGRHKSSRSSSSRRRHDSEEGDSHRRHKHKKSKRSKEGKEVSEEISADQENQEAME from the exons TGCACCCACTGATGCTTCAACAGAAGATGCTGCACACGCTACAGGGAATGGAGTGACCTCTGAG ACCACAGGTGAAGCTGTAGGTGAGGAtgttgacagtgacagtgacagcgatgatgatgatgatgatgtccgCGTCACCATTGGAGACATAAAAACTGGAGCACCGCAGTATAC ACCTTATGGAGCTCCACCTGTCAATCTCAATATAAAGACAACAGGCTCCAGACCATATGGACAAG CAACCAAGCTGAAGGGAGTGGATCTGGATGCTCCTGGAAGCATTAATGGGGTTCCTGTGCTGGAGGTGGAAATGGAGTCTTTTGAAGAGAAGCCCTGGAGGAAgccag GAGCGGATCTGTCAGACTACTTTAACTATGGCTTCAATGAAGACACCTGGAAGGCTTACTGCGAAAAACAAAAGAGGCTACGCATGGGTCTGGAGGTCTCTACTGTCAGTTCTGTGGCGAGCAAGATCACT GTTCAGCAAGGCAGGACTGGCAATGAGAAGGACTTGTCCAGTGTGCCTGTCCACACCTCTAAACCAGACTTCACATCTCCTGTCAGCCTGTACAAGTCTGTCACTCAGGTCCCCAG GAAGACGAGTGGTACTATAGATGTGATTGGTGGGCAGACGGCCACCATCAGCAGGGTGGAGGGGCGGCGCAGGCACAATTTGGATGGCAACAATATCCAG GTGATCGCTGAACAATCAGATGCAGAGCCGACTCCAGCTAAGATACCCACCTTCTTCCCGCCTGGACCCCTTCCTCCAAACATACCGCCACCTCCGTTCCTGCCTCCACCACCCAACGTCAGCGCCGCACCCCCACTCATCCCCCCACCCA GGTTGCCCATTACAGTCCCACCTCCTGGTTTTCCTCCTCCACCTAGTGGTCCCCCTCCTGCTATCATCCCCACTATGGACAG TGGCCACGCTGGAAGTTATGATGGACGCTCTGTCCCTTCCTACCCATTCCCTCAAG GTGGATACCCTCCACCCATGGCTGGGGGCGTTCCTCCTCCGTGGCCCCCCATAGTGGACAACTCTAAATCCTGGGACTACTATCCCCGTCGAGACGacaagagagacaaggagagagacaggcccCGAGAGAGGACGCATGAgcgggacagagagagagagcacagccCCTCAGCTATGAGCTACACCAG CGATGAGGAGCGGTATCGTTTCCGCGAGTACCAGGAGCGTGGTTACGGTGAGCGGCATCGTGACCGGTCGAGccgagagaaagaggaaagacacagagagaggcgGCACCGAGACAAAGAGGAAGGACGCCACAAGTCCTCTCGCag cagcagcagcaggaggaggcacGACAGCGAGGAGGGCGACAGCCACCGTAGGCACAAACATAAGAAGAGCAAGAGGAGCAAGGAGGGCAAAGAGGTCAGCGAGGAGATCAGCGCAGACCAAGAGAACCAGGAGGCCATGGAGTAG
- the fip1l1b gene encoding pre-mRNA 3'-end-processing factor FIP1 isoform X1, with translation MSAEEADKTTTTDASAGDEEEEWLYGDESESKDEDEEAKLNAAVSAPTDASTEDAAHATGNGVTSETTGEAVGEDVDSDSDSDDDDDDVRVTIGDIKTGAPQYTPYGAPPVNLNIKTTGSRPYGQATKLKGVDLDAPGSINGVPVLEVEMESFEEKPWRKPGADLSDYFNYGFNEDTWKAYCEKQKRLRMGLEVSTVSSVASKITVQQGRTGNEKDLSSVPVHTSKPDFTSPVSLYKSVTQVPRISPPQWTGPPVQDMSYYTKTSGTIDVIGGQTATISRVEGRRRHNLDGNNIQVIAEQSDAEPTPAKIPTFFPPGPLPPNIPPPPFLPPPPNVSAAPPLIPPPRLPITVPPPGFPPPPSGPPPAIIPTMDSGHAGSYDGRSVPSYPFPQGGYPPPMAGGVPPPWPPIVDNSKSWDYYPRRDDKRDKERDRPRERTHERDREREHSPSAMSYTSDEERYRFREYQERGYGERHRDRSSREKEERHRERRHRDKEEGRHKSSRSSSSRRRHDSEEGDSHRRHKHKKSKRSKEGKEVSEEISADQENQEAME, from the exons TGCACCCACTGATGCTTCAACAGAAGATGCTGCACACGCTACAGGGAATGGAGTGACCTCTGAG ACCACAGGTGAAGCTGTAGGTGAGGAtgttgacagtgacagtgacagcgatgatgatgatgatgatgtccgCGTCACCATTGGAGACATAAAAACTGGAGCACCGCAGTATAC ACCTTATGGAGCTCCACCTGTCAATCTCAATATAAAGACAACAGGCTCCAGACCATATGGACAAG CAACCAAGCTGAAGGGAGTGGATCTGGATGCTCCTGGAAGCATTAATGGGGTTCCTGTGCTGGAGGTGGAAATGGAGTCTTTTGAAGAGAAGCCCTGGAGGAAgccag GAGCGGATCTGTCAGACTACTTTAACTATGGCTTCAATGAAGACACCTGGAAGGCTTACTGCGAAAAACAAAAGAGGCTACGCATGGGTCTGGAGGTCTCTACTGTCAGTTCTGTGGCGAGCAAGATCACT GTTCAGCAAGGCAGGACTGGCAATGAGAAGGACTTGTCCAGTGTGCCTGTCCACACCTCTAAACCAGACTTCACATCTCCTGTCAGCCTGTACAAGTCTGTCACTCAGGTCCCCAG GATCTCTCCCCCTCAGTGGACTGGCCCGCCTGTTCAGGACATGTCCTATTATAC GAAGACGAGTGGTACTATAGATGTGATTGGTGGGCAGACGGCCACCATCAGCAGGGTGGAGGGGCGGCGCAGGCACAATTTGGATGGCAACAATATCCAG GTGATCGCTGAACAATCAGATGCAGAGCCGACTCCAGCTAAGATACCCACCTTCTTCCCGCCTGGACCCCTTCCTCCAAACATACCGCCACCTCCGTTCCTGCCTCCACCACCCAACGTCAGCGCCGCACCCCCACTCATCCCCCCACCCA GGTTGCCCATTACAGTCCCACCTCCTGGTTTTCCTCCTCCACCTAGTGGTCCCCCTCCTGCTATCATCCCCACTATGGACAG TGGCCACGCTGGAAGTTATGATGGACGCTCTGTCCCTTCCTACCCATTCCCTCAAG GTGGATACCCTCCACCCATGGCTGGGGGCGTTCCTCCTCCGTGGCCCCCCATAGTGGACAACTCTAAATCCTGGGACTACTATCCCCGTCGAGACGacaagagagacaaggagagagacaggcccCGAGAGAGGACGCATGAgcgggacagagagagagagcacagccCCTCAGCTATGAGCTACACCAG CGATGAGGAGCGGTATCGTTTCCGCGAGTACCAGGAGCGTGGTTACGGTGAGCGGCATCGTGACCGGTCGAGccgagagaaagaggaaagacacagagagaggcgGCACCGAGACAAAGAGGAAGGACGCCACAAGTCCTCTCGCag cagcagcagcaggaggaggcacGACAGCGAGGAGGGCGACAGCCACCGTAGGCACAAACATAAGAAGAGCAAGAGGAGCAAGGAGGGCAAAGAGGTCAGCGAGGAGATCAGCGCAGACCAAGAGAACCAGGAGGCCATGGAGTAG
- the fip1l1b gene encoding pre-mRNA 3'-end-processing factor FIP1 isoform X4 produces MSAEEADKTTTTDASAGDEEEEWLYGDESESKDEDEEAKLNAAVSAPTDASTEDAAHATGNGVTSETTGEAVGEDVDSDSDSDDDDDDVRVTIGDIKTGAPQYTPYGAPPVNLNIKTTGSRPYGQATKLKGVDLDAPGSINGVPVLEVEMESFEEKPWRKPGADLSDYFNYGFNEDTWKAYCEKQKRLRMGLEVSTVSSVASKITVQQGRTGNEKDLSSVPVHTSKPDFTSPVSLYKSVTQVPRKTSGTIDVIGGQTATISRVEGRRRHNLDGNNIQVIAEQSDAEPTPAKIPTFFPPGPLPPNIPPPPFLPPPPNVSAAPPLIPPPRLPITVPPPGFPPPPSGPPPAIIPTMDSGHAGSYDGRSVPSYPFPQGGYPPPMAGGVPPPWPPIVDNSKSWDYYPRRDDKRDKERDRPRERTHERDREREHSPSAMSYTSDEERYRFREYQERGYGERHRDRSSREKEERHRERRHRDKEEGRHKSSRSSSRRRHDSEEGDSHRRHKHKKSKRSKEGKEVSEEISADQENQEAME; encoded by the exons TGCACCCACTGATGCTTCAACAGAAGATGCTGCACACGCTACAGGGAATGGAGTGACCTCTGAG ACCACAGGTGAAGCTGTAGGTGAGGAtgttgacagtgacagtgacagcgatgatgatgatgatgatgtccgCGTCACCATTGGAGACATAAAAACTGGAGCACCGCAGTATAC ACCTTATGGAGCTCCACCTGTCAATCTCAATATAAAGACAACAGGCTCCAGACCATATGGACAAG CAACCAAGCTGAAGGGAGTGGATCTGGATGCTCCTGGAAGCATTAATGGGGTTCCTGTGCTGGAGGTGGAAATGGAGTCTTTTGAAGAGAAGCCCTGGAGGAAgccag GAGCGGATCTGTCAGACTACTTTAACTATGGCTTCAATGAAGACACCTGGAAGGCTTACTGCGAAAAACAAAAGAGGCTACGCATGGGTCTGGAGGTCTCTACTGTCAGTTCTGTGGCGAGCAAGATCACT GTTCAGCAAGGCAGGACTGGCAATGAGAAGGACTTGTCCAGTGTGCCTGTCCACACCTCTAAACCAGACTTCACATCTCCTGTCAGCCTGTACAAGTCTGTCACTCAGGTCCCCAG GAAGACGAGTGGTACTATAGATGTGATTGGTGGGCAGACGGCCACCATCAGCAGGGTGGAGGGGCGGCGCAGGCACAATTTGGATGGCAACAATATCCAG GTGATCGCTGAACAATCAGATGCAGAGCCGACTCCAGCTAAGATACCCACCTTCTTCCCGCCTGGACCCCTTCCTCCAAACATACCGCCACCTCCGTTCCTGCCTCCACCACCCAACGTCAGCGCCGCACCCCCACTCATCCCCCCACCCA GGTTGCCCATTACAGTCCCACCTCCTGGTTTTCCTCCTCCACCTAGTGGTCCCCCTCCTGCTATCATCCCCACTATGGACAG TGGCCACGCTGGAAGTTATGATGGACGCTCTGTCCCTTCCTACCCATTCCCTCAAG GTGGATACCCTCCACCCATGGCTGGGGGCGTTCCTCCTCCGTGGCCCCCCATAGTGGACAACTCTAAATCCTGGGACTACTATCCCCGTCGAGACGacaagagagacaaggagagagacaggcccCGAGAGAGGACGCATGAgcgggacagagagagagagcacagccCCTCAGCTATGAGCTACACCAG CGATGAGGAGCGGTATCGTTTCCGCGAGTACCAGGAGCGTGGTTACGGTGAGCGGCATCGTGACCGGTCGAGccgagagaaagaggaaagacacagagagaggcgGCACCGAGACAAAGAGGAAGGACGCCACAAGTCCTCTCGCag cagcagcaggaggaggcacGACAGCGAGGAGGGCGACAGCCACCGTAGGCACAAACATAAGAAGAGCAAGAGGAGCAAGGAGGGCAAAGAGGTCAGCGAGGAGATCAGCGCAGACCAAGAGAACCAGGAGGCCATGGAGTAG
- the fip1l1b gene encoding pre-mRNA 3'-end-processing factor FIP1 isoform X2, whose translation MSAEEADKTTTTDASAGDEEEEWLYGDESESKDEDEEAKLNAAVSAPTDASTEDAAHATGNGVTSETTGEAVGEDVDSDSDSDDDDDDVRVTIGDIKTGAPQYTPYGAPPVNLNIKTTGSRPYGQATKLKGVDLDAPGSINGVPVLEVEMESFEEKPWRKPGADLSDYFNYGFNEDTWKAYCEKQKRLRMGLEVSTVSSVASKITVQQGRTGNEKDLSSVPVHTSKPDFTSPVSLYKSVTQVPRISPPQWTGPPVQDMSYYTKTSGTIDVIGGQTATISRVEGRRRHNLDGNNIQVIAEQSDAEPTPAKIPTFFPPGPLPPNIPPPPFLPPPPNVSAAPPLIPPPRLPITVPPPGFPPPPSGPPPAIIPTMDSGHAGSYDGRSVPSYPFPQGGYPPPMAGGVPPPWPPIVDNSKSWDYYPRRDDKRDKERDRPRERTHERDREREHSPSAMSYTSDEERYRFREYQERGYGERHRDRSSREKEERHRERRHRDKEEGRHKSSRSSSRRRHDSEEGDSHRRHKHKKSKRSKEGKEVSEEISADQENQEAME comes from the exons TGCACCCACTGATGCTTCAACAGAAGATGCTGCACACGCTACAGGGAATGGAGTGACCTCTGAG ACCACAGGTGAAGCTGTAGGTGAGGAtgttgacagtgacagtgacagcgatgatgatgatgatgatgtccgCGTCACCATTGGAGACATAAAAACTGGAGCACCGCAGTATAC ACCTTATGGAGCTCCACCTGTCAATCTCAATATAAAGACAACAGGCTCCAGACCATATGGACAAG CAACCAAGCTGAAGGGAGTGGATCTGGATGCTCCTGGAAGCATTAATGGGGTTCCTGTGCTGGAGGTGGAAATGGAGTCTTTTGAAGAGAAGCCCTGGAGGAAgccag GAGCGGATCTGTCAGACTACTTTAACTATGGCTTCAATGAAGACACCTGGAAGGCTTACTGCGAAAAACAAAAGAGGCTACGCATGGGTCTGGAGGTCTCTACTGTCAGTTCTGTGGCGAGCAAGATCACT GTTCAGCAAGGCAGGACTGGCAATGAGAAGGACTTGTCCAGTGTGCCTGTCCACACCTCTAAACCAGACTTCACATCTCCTGTCAGCCTGTACAAGTCTGTCACTCAGGTCCCCAG GATCTCTCCCCCTCAGTGGACTGGCCCGCCTGTTCAGGACATGTCCTATTATAC GAAGACGAGTGGTACTATAGATGTGATTGGTGGGCAGACGGCCACCATCAGCAGGGTGGAGGGGCGGCGCAGGCACAATTTGGATGGCAACAATATCCAG GTGATCGCTGAACAATCAGATGCAGAGCCGACTCCAGCTAAGATACCCACCTTCTTCCCGCCTGGACCCCTTCCTCCAAACATACCGCCACCTCCGTTCCTGCCTCCACCACCCAACGTCAGCGCCGCACCCCCACTCATCCCCCCACCCA GGTTGCCCATTACAGTCCCACCTCCTGGTTTTCCTCCTCCACCTAGTGGTCCCCCTCCTGCTATCATCCCCACTATGGACAG TGGCCACGCTGGAAGTTATGATGGACGCTCTGTCCCTTCCTACCCATTCCCTCAAG GTGGATACCCTCCACCCATGGCTGGGGGCGTTCCTCCTCCGTGGCCCCCCATAGTGGACAACTCTAAATCCTGGGACTACTATCCCCGTCGAGACGacaagagagacaaggagagagacaggcccCGAGAGAGGACGCATGAgcgggacagagagagagagcacagccCCTCAGCTATGAGCTACACCAG CGATGAGGAGCGGTATCGTTTCCGCGAGTACCAGGAGCGTGGTTACGGTGAGCGGCATCGTGACCGGTCGAGccgagagaaagaggaaagacacagagagaggcgGCACCGAGACAAAGAGGAAGGACGCCACAAGTCCTCTCGCag cagcagcaggaggaggcacGACAGCGAGGAGGGCGACAGCCACCGTAGGCACAAACATAAGAAGAGCAAGAGGAGCAAGGAGGGCAAAGAGGTCAGCGAGGAGATCAGCGCAGACCAAGAGAACCAGGAGGCCATGGAGTAG